Genomic window (Streptomyces sp. NBC_00078):
GGCCACATGGCTCATCGGCATGTAGTTGATGCCGACGGCGGGCAGGTCGTCTTCTGTGGGCATCAATCCCAGCCAGAGGTTGCGCAGCATCCGCTCGGTGTAGATGGCGCCCTTCGGCGTTCCGGTGCTGCCGGAGGTGTAGATGAGCAGGCGCGTCGGGTCCTCGTCCGGTTCCGGCTGCGGCACCGGTGCCTCGGGCAGGCTGCCGCCGCGTGCGGTGACCGCGGCGAGCGTGTCGATCGCGTCCAGGCCCGCTTCGGTGAGACGCCGACGCGCGGCATCGAACCTCTCCCGCTCGTCGTCGTCCTCGGGGTGGTGGTCGAACACCACCAGCCTGGGCTTCGAGGAGCTGGACAGCACCAAGTCGACTGCGCGGTCCAGGAGTTCGAGACTGGTCGCCAGGACGCGCGGTCGGGTCTCCTCGACGATGGGCTCCAGCCGGGACACCGGGGCGCCGGCCTGCAGGGGCACACTCACCGCGCCCAGGCGGAGGCAGGCCAGGTCGAGCACTGTGTAGTCGACGCTGATGAAGCCGTACAACGCGACGAAGTCCCCGGCGGACAGGGAGTGTTGTGCGTCCACGTGCCAGGCAGCGGCGACCGCGTTCGCCCGCTGCCACAACTGGCCGTAGGTGAGGGTGGTGAACCGCGGCAGAAGCCTCAGCGAGGTCCGGCCCGACACCGGGTCGGTCACCGCCTCTCTCGTCCGGTCGCCGAGCGCGGGACGTTCGGCGTACCCGTCCATGACGAGGCCGACGGCTTGCGCCAGGCCCTGCGCGGAGGCGGCCGCCGTACTGACCTCTTCCAGCGGCAGGGCGTCACGCGGCTGCTCGTCATTCGGGATCGTTGCCGAAGACAATTGTTTCCACCGACTTTCTGTGAGGGGTGATGTCGCCATTCAGGGGCGCGCCGATGCCGTTCGGGCATGGGCATATCGGTATGGCCGAACGGCTGGGCGCCGGGCATCCCTGCGGAACCGGCGGCTTCCGGCGCGTCATGGACGGTCCCCCCGGGCGTCCCGGGGGCCTGACAGCGGCAAAGGGGGAGAGGCCGCACCGGATCACAGCGGCGAAAGCGTGGAAGCACGGGGCGACCGGGAGGACGGCCAGAACGTCAGAGGCTCGGACTCGCGGCCTCGGTTCTGCAAGGGCAGCGCACCGACAGGCGTGTACGGCGCTGAACAGCCGGACGAGCCGCATGCGATCGCCCATCGACCGTGTCTGTGGGGGGAGTTGACACAGTGCCTCCTGGAAGGGATCTCTCTGCGCCCACTAGCCTCCTTGTTCCATTACAATACTGTCAAGTAAAGTAATCAGGAAACCTGATCGGATGCGTGAGATGGCTGAAAACGACAAGGAGAGACCCCCGGCGGGCAGGGGGCCCGGCAGGCCGCGCGATCCGTCGGTAGAGAGGGCGATCCTGCGCGCGACCGTCGAACGACTCGTGTCGGACGGCTACTCACGCATGACGATCGGCGACATCGCCGCCGATGCGGGTGTCACCAGGCCCACCGTCTACCGGCGTTGGGCCAACAAGTACGACCTTGTCGTGGACGCCCTGGACCTCAACTTCCAGGAGGAGCGCGAGCGGAACCCGATCGCTCCGCTCGATGAACTGCCCCCCGTGCTGGCACTCAAGAACGCGTTGCGTGACAACGACCCCTTCGGTCCCACGGGTCGGGGCATGAAGGTGATCGGAAATGTCCTGACGGAGGCCACGCACAACCCGGAACTGCTGGAGCTGGTACGGCGGCACGGGCTTGCCCCCCGGGTGCGGCTCCTGGTCGACACTCTGCGCCGGCTGTCCGAAAAGGGGATCGTGCGGCCGGACATCGATCCGGACGCCATCGCGGACATGCTGGTCGGTAGCTACTACTCCTCCTACCTCCGTACGGGCGTCCAGGACACGGACCTTCCGGACCGGATCGTCGACACCCTCTGGCCCCTCATCGCCGGTCGGCCCGCGGACGGAACGCCGCCGTCTTCGGACGACTGACGCAGCCGGAGGATCTTCAGGGCCGGGTCGTCGGTGGGCCAACAGGTCCTGTACGACGGCGAGCACCACTACGACGTGATCCTCGGCGAGCAGGCCCTGTACGCGAACGTCGGGGGACCCAAGGTGATGTGCGAGCAGTTGGAACGACTGCTGCGCGATATCGATCTCCCCTCGCTCCGCCTGGGAATCGTGCCCGCCACCGCCGAAATGAGCCTGGTTCCGAAACCCGGCTTCAGCCTGTACGACGGAGGCCGGGCCCACTATGGACTCGTCTCCTCCAGCGTGGACATCACCGACCCTGCGGAACTCGCCCTTCATCACCGGGCATTCGACGCCATCAGCGACGCAGCCCGCTACGGCGGCTCCGCCAAGGCGCTGGTCAACAAAGCCCTGACGTTCTGGAACAACGCGTAGGAGCAGGCGACCGCGTCCGTTCGCGAGCCGCCCGATGCCGATACTTTGGGCGAATGGACCGAAATGCCCTCATCCAATACGTCCGCGCCCGCCGGCTCGCCGTCCTGGCCACCCTCTCCGCCGACGGGCATCCGCAGGCCGCGGTGGTCGGGATCGCGGCCACCGATGCGGGCGATCTCGTCTTCGATACGACGCGGGGTTCCCGTAAGTTCGCCAACCTCAGTAGACAGCCGCGCGTCGCGCTGGTCGTCGGGGTCGACTGGGGAGACGAGCAGACGGTCCAACTCGAAGGCGTCGCAGCCGAGATCCCGCAGGACGACCCGGCCGTGGCCGCGTACTACGACCAGATCCCGACCGGGCCGGAACGGGCCGTGTGGCCGGACATCGTCTACGTCCGGGTACGGCCGGACTGGGGGCGCCACAGCGACTACCGCCCCGGCAGTTTCGGAGTGCAGGAGATCCCGCTGGCCTGAGAGGAGCGGGCAGCCATCCGGCTCCAGCTGCCGGTGCCGGTGCCGGGCTGGATGCGCGGTCGGGGTGGCCGACCGGATGCGTACCGCCACTGGGGGATGGTCGATCGAGTGATGCGATCCGGTATCTCGTGGACAACGGGAGCAAGTGGCAGGCGATGGCGTCGACTTACCGTCTTGCTCGACGTCTCGAAGGGTGGTGGCCGGTCGCGTCACGTATTCTCGGGCGGCAGACCATACTCATGGCGAACCGCTCACACCGAACCGGTCACCTGTGGCCGATCGCCCTGGCAGGAAGAGCTCTGTGGGAGATCACTTCGCCGCGGCAGTCCGGCGGTTCCGGTTGCGCGCGGGGCTGACCCAGGAAGCCCTGGCCGAGCGTTCCGGCATTTCGGTCAGCACGATCCGCGGCATGGAGACAGGCAAACGCCGTAACCCGCAGCTTGCGTCGGTGCGCCAGCTGGCCGCCGCACTCGATCTGCGGCCGACCGAACTGGACGAACTGCTGGCCGCGGCGGCGGGCGCCGCGGCAGGCGCGGCCGAGCACTCGGTGGTGGTTCCGGTGCCACGCCAGCTGCCTGCCCCACCCGCGCCGTTCGTGGGCCGCCACCACGAACTGGACCGGCTCGACACCACAGTGCAGTCCGGTTCGGGGGCGGCGAACACCGTGCTCATCTCCGCGATCGCCGGCGCCGGCGGAGTGGGCAAGTCATGGCTCGCGTTGCACTGGGCTCACCGAAACGCCGACCGGTTCCCCGACGGGCAACTCTTCGTCGACCTAAGGGGCTTCAGCCCCGACAGCGATCCGATGGACCCGGCCGTGGCGGTACGTGGATTCCTCGACGCGCTGGGTGTCGAGCCCGACCGCATCCCCGTCGCCCCGCACGCGCAGGCGGCGTTGTTCCGCAGCCTGGTGGCGGACAAGCGGATGCTGCTGATGCTCGACAACGCTGTCGACGCCGCCCAGGTCACCCCCCTGCTGCCGGGCGGCGACACCTGCACCGTGGCGGTCACCAGCCGCAACCGGCTGTCGGGCCTGATCACCGGCCATGGCGCACACCACCTGTCCGTCGACACCCTCACCGACACCGAGGCCCGCGGACTATTCGTCGCCCGACTCGGCAGAGCACGCATCGAGGCCGAACCCGCGGCGGTGGACGAACTCGTGGGCCTGTGCGGCGGGTTCCCGCTCGCGCTGAGCATCATCGCCGGCCGGGCCCACACCCACCCGCACCTGTCGCTGGCCGACCTCGCCGACGAACTGCGCGACGGCGCACTCGACGTACTGGACGACGCCGACCCTGCCGCGAGCCTGCCCGCGGTGCTCTCGTTGTCCCACCACGCGTTGACCGACGAGGAAGCCGAGGTGTTCGGGCTGCTCGCGATCGCACCCGGACCCGACATAGGCCTTGCTGCCGCCGGCAGCCTCACCGGCCGCGGCCGAAGCCGGACCAGGGCCGTGCTGCGCAGGCTGGAACAGGCATCGCTCATCGGTCAGGACGCCGCCGGCCGCTACCGTATGCACGACCTGATCCGCCGTTACGCCGCCACCGCTCACGATCTGGCCCACGGCACCCGGGAGGCGGCCCTGCGGCGGGTGCTCGACTTCTACACCCACACCGCGTTCACCGCCGCCAATCTCCTGGATTCCCACCGCGACCCCATCGAGCTCAGCCCGCCGGCACCCGACTGCCGCCCCCAAGCGCTGCCCGACATCCCGGCAGCGATGGACTGGTTCGACACCGAGCACAACAATCTGCTCGCCGCCCAGCGCACCGCCGTCGCGCACGCTTCACACCGCACGGCCTGGCAACTGGCGTGGACGCTGAACGACTTCCACTACCGGCGAGGCCACCGCCACGATCAGCTCGCCGTGTGGCAGATCGCGGTCGACTCGGCAGGCCAACTGCCCGACCCCGGCGCCCGGATCATCGCTCATCGGCTGCTCGGCCGCGCCCACGTCGTGCTCGGGCACCATCAAGAGGCGATCAACGCCCTGAATCAGGCTCTCGCGCTGAGCGAGCAGCAGAACGACCGTGCCCTCCAGGCCAACGCCCACTACACACTCGCGTCGATCTGGCCGGACGGGCGGCGGGCTCTGGAACATGCCAGACGCGCACTGGACCTCTACCGCGGCCTCGATCAGCCGATCGGGGAGGCCAACGCGCTCAACGCCGTGGGCTGGTACGCCGCGCGTCTGGGCCACCACGACACCGCTCGTGAGCACTGCCAGGCCGCCCTCGCCCTCTTCCAGCACCACCAGGACGTGAGCGGCCAAGCGCAAACCCTGGACAGCCTCGGCTACATCGACCACCACAGTGGCCACCACCAGGACGCTGTCCAGCACTACCGCCACGCCATCAGCCTGTACCGCGACCTCGACAACACCTACGAAGCCGCCGACACCCTCGACCGGCTCGGTCATTCCCACGCCGCCCTGGGCCAGCACGACCTGACCCGTGAGGTGTGGCGGGAAGCACGGGACCTGTACCGGCAACAAGGACGTGACCAGGAGGCCGAGCAGGTGGAGCAACAGCTCGACGAACTCGACGGCCTCGGCGGCCTGGGCGGCCCGGGCGGACTCGGCGAACAGGACAACCCGGCCCCGGACAGCGCCCGCTGACGTCGCACCAGGAGTTCTCCCGCATGGCATGTGACGCCCGTCGAACCGGTCACATGTGGACCGTTCGCGAGCTGCTCGCCCGGTCGCAGTAGGTCCAGATCAGTCCGCCACTCGGCTGGTCACTCATCGCTACGCCGCAGCGATCCTTTGGCGGATCATCTCCAGCCATTGGCGTACTGACAGCCCTTGCGGCGGTAGAAGGTCGAGTCCCAGGGCCGTGGTTGCAGTGTGGAGTTCGTCGTCCGAGGACACCGCGGTCAGCAGCTCGTCGATTTCCTGCACCGCTTGTCCACGCTCTTCGAATGCGGAGGCACTGACGTACTCGTCCAGAGCCTCGTCGCGAGTTTCGTAGATGTGTGAGAAGTCCCGGTGAAAGTACGCCCCGAGCAACTGGCCCAACTCGGGGAATCGCTGGTTCCATTCCCAACGGTTCTGCGGGTTCACCAGGGGAATCCGTGAGGGGTCCTGCAGAAATCGGTCGAGGTGGCCCCTGGCGATGCGCAGGCAGTCCTCCACGCTGGTCCCCATCGGAGGGCGGATGTGGGGCAGGTCTTCCACCTCGTCTGCGATCTCCTCGGAGAAAAGCCCCACGGAGAGCAAGTCGTCAATCTCTCGGACTGCCTTTTCGGCGCGTTGAGGATCCCTGGCGGCGACTCTCAGATAGGAAGCCAGGCCGGGGCCCGGTGTCTCCGTGGTGTCCGAGAAGATGAAACCGGTGTATGCATAGGCATTCAGCAGGTCACTGAGTTCATCAAATCGCTCCTCGGACGGAAGCGCCTGACTCATGAGTTGCTCCAAGAATGTGTGTTAGGGCTGGGGATACGAAGTTAGGACCCGGTATCCGGACGCCGCCGAGGAGTCGGCCTTGAGGATGACGCGAACACCCTTCACCCACCTTGTCCCTTGCCCATGGGTGAAGTCATAACGAGTGAGGTGGAGTCCTGTGTTCTCGTCGAACTCTGCTTCCAACCGTAATGGCCCTTTCGCACCATTGGCCAGCCAGTCAGATATCTTTCGTTGGTTCTCTCTGACTGCGAGGGTCCTGTCAGTGAAGCGTTGCGCCGAATCGACGTCAACGTAGCGCGAGTCCGCCTCGAGGCCAGGGTTCTGGCGCAGACGGCTGCGCATGCCATCAATCGTCTTGTCGACATGCCTGTCGATGGTGTGAGCCTCGCTCTTGCCGCCGAGGTTCTTACCCTCGTCACCGCGGACGTCCGCACGATGCCGGGGCTTTACACGCCCCTTGCGTTTGCTCCTGGGCCAGGCGTTGTAGTCCCCGCCGGAGCCATTCGATGCGCTCAGCCCCATGAGGACGATCCCGGCCGTGCCCAGTAAGCCGGCGTTGAGGGCAGCTTCGGCGGTGAGGGCGCCCACTGCGCCTGCGCCGGCCAGTGCCAGACCGCCGGGCGGGAACAGGGCGAGCAGGGAGAGCAGGAGGAGCGCGAAGCCGAGGTAGGCCAGGAAGGTGTTCAGGGCGTCGAGCAGGTGGAACGTGCGGATCGTCCTGCCGGCGGGGCCTGCGTCCCCGAGCGCGCGCCACAGCAGGAGGGTGCCGGTGGTGGCCGCCCCCAGTGCGGTGCCGAGACGGAATCGATGGACCGCGAGCGGTTCCGCCAGGGGCTGGGCCGAAGCCGTCCGCCAGGTGCGAAGCAGCGTGGTGAGTTGGTAGGCGATCCAGGCCAGCGCGGCGATACCGAAGCCCATGAGGATCTTCGGCCCCGAACCGGTGCTGAAGAACTTCTGGAGGCCGGCCGTGGAGGTGAACGAGCCGACCCCCAGGAACAGTAACGAGGGCAGCATGAGGACACACGGGATCACCAGGAGCCACCGCCGCTGAGAACCGCGGGCCGCTCGGGCCGCCTTCAGCAGGGCGCGGATGTCCAACGCCCGCCAGGCGAGTGGATTGTCGGATGCCTCGATCCGAGCAGTGATCCCGGCGACCACGCGACGCAGTTCCTCGGTGTCGTCGGGCGGCGCCGACGCGACGGCGTACAGCAAGGAGCGCCGCAGTCTGACGTAGCGCAGTGCGATCAGCAGGCTCCATGGCGGACGCCAGGCTGCGTACCGTAGCAGGGCTCCCAGGCTGTCGCCGTCGACACGTTCGGAAGCAAGCAGTACGCCCGGCACGGAACGCTTGCCACGATGGATCCGGCGCAGGTCGACGGCCATGGCGACGGCCAGGCACACGAGGGGCGCCGCCCACGCCTTCCCGTTCAGCGATTCAAGCCAGTGCGCGGCCTGGCTGGTGGGTTTCTGGACCGCGTAGTTGTTCACCGTGTGGTACGTGACTGCGGCGGCGATCGGGAACGCCGAGAGCAGGCGTGACCAACGACGGGTGCGCCACAGCAGCCCGACTCCGAAGCCGGCCATGGCCGTGAACACCAGGTGCGAGAAGGTCTCGGTGCCCGGCGGCCCGCCCAGGTCCAGCTGACTGAACGGCGCCGGGAGCCAGGCCGTCAACACCTGCCCCAGGCCCGGAACATAGGGCGGGGACAGGCTGTCCGGAATGATCCAGCCTCCACCGCGGGCCATCGCCCGGTCCGCGTCCAGGCCGTAGCGCAGTACCGCCTCCAGCAGCCCGAACCCGGCGCCCAGTGCCGCACCCAGCACCACGAAGTCGGTCAGCCCCCACTGGCGGCGAACCTTCGGACTCAGCCCGGCCAGCAACAGCGGGGAGAACTTGATCAGTTCCTCCACCCAGGGCGCCACCGTGTAGCTGGTGGTGTTCACCACCGTGAGGAGTGACTGACCCGACTGGTCCGCGTAGATGCGGGTGTAGGCGAGTTGCACCAACGCCGTCGCCACGCCGCACCCGTACACCCCTACCGCGAGCGCGAGCAGCAGGGTTGGCAGGCGCACCGAACGTGTCGGCCAGGAGACCGCGAACAGTTGCAGCACACCCCAGACGGCCGCAGCCGCCATCACCAATGTCACACCAGGCCCCCGCCACACCGGATCAACATCTGATTCGCGTTAGTGAACGGGATGCTACGCAGGTAATTGCTTGTGCAGCAAGAGACTTATGAGACTCGAAGGCGTGGCACCGCGCAAGGGTGCAAATACCCCCTTCCCTCCACGAGCACCTCGTTCAGGCGTCGCAGCAGCCCGAGCAGGTCGGGTTACGCGAGGCTGACCGCCAACCGGCATGCGCAGAGCAGCTGGACGGCCAATCCGCAGGACATCGTGTACCGGGGCGGGACATCCCCGCAGAACTACCCGACCCTCTACAACGACGTGCACGCCGCCTACCAGAACGCCCTGCGCTACCACGTCGGCGGCGACAGCGCCCACGCCGACACCGCCGTCGCGATCCTCAACGCCTGGTCGGCCAAGCTGACAGCGGTCCAGGGGTCCGCCGACCGGTTCCTCCTGGTCGGACTCCAGGGCTACCAGGCCGCCAACGCCGCCGAACTCGTCCGCGACCACGGCGACTTCGACCTCGGCCGCTTCCAGGAAATGCAGAGCAAGGTCTTCGGCGCGGTCAGCGACGCCTTCCTCGCCCACCACAACGGCGCCTTCGTCACCAACTACTGGCCCAACTGGGACCTCGCCAACATGGCCTGCGTCCTGGCCACCGGCATCCTCTGCGACGACAGGGCCCAAGTCACCCGCGCCGTCGACTACTTCAAGCACGGGGCGGGGCTCGGCGCGGTGAAGAACGCCATCCCCGTCGTGCACGACGACGGGCTCGCGGAGTGGCTGGAGGCCGGCCGCGACCAGGGACACTCGCTGCTCGGGGTCGGGCTGATGGGCTCCTTGTGCGAGATGGCCTGGAACCAGGGGATCGACCTGTACGGCTACGACGACAGCCGCTTCCTCAAGGGCGCCCAGTACGTGGCCAAGTGGAGCCTGGGCGGCAAGGTGTCGTACACCTCCAACACTCGCCAGAAGGGCGCGCCCGGCGTCTGGTCCGGCAGCGAGACCGCCACCGCCGCGGGCGGTGTGGACCCGAACATGCAGCGGCCGATCTGGGCGATGATCGCCAGCCACTACACGAAGCGGCGCGGGGTGTCCGCCACCTACCTCACGCAGATCGCCGCCAGGTCCGCACCCGAGGGCGGCGGCGGGGACTATGGGCCCAGCAGCGGCGGGTTCGACCAACTCGGCTTCGGGACACTGGCGTTCACACGCGACAAGTCGGCGACTCCTACGGCCGCGCCGACGCCCGGCGCTCCCGGTGCGGCCTCGGCTTCCGGTGGCGGCTCCGACCCGCGGCCGCAGACGGCGGCGACCGCCTCGGCCTCCGCGTCGCCGGCCGCCGGCGGCGACCTTGCCGCGACCGGCTCCGAGGACGTCATCGGGTGGACCGCCGCCGCCGGGGTCACCGCCGTCGCCGGTGGGCTGCTCCTTCTGCGGCGCCGTGACCGGGTGCGGCGGGACGGCGCTCAGTAGGAGCCCGGTCGCAGTCTGCGGGCTGTACGACTGCACGGCTGCTTGCAGGCCGGGCCGGGCCACGTCTACGCCGTGGCCGGCCGCGACCGTTCCCGCCCCTCCTTCGCCGACCGCGCCTTCTCGCTCACCGCCGAGGCCGCTGCCGTGAGCGGCTTCGCGATGTCCTCCAGGGAGCGTCGTTCCGCCCGTACCGCCAGGAACGCCGCCACCAGGCCGGCCGCGCACATCAGGCCCGCGCCGATCTGGAAGGCGAGGACCGTGTCGCCGACCTTGCCGGTTCCGGTGAGGTCGGCGAACAGCAGCGGGCCGCTGATGCCGCCGGCCGCGGTGCCGAGGGCGTAGAAGAAGGCGATGGACATGGCGCGCGTCTCCATCGGGAAGACCTCGGAGACCGTCAGATAGGCACTGGACGCGCCCGCCGACGCGAAGAACAGGACCGCGCACCAGCAGGCCGTCATCGTCGTCGCGTTCAGCGAGCCGCGGTCGAACAGCCAGGCCGTACCGAACAGGAGCAGCCCCGACAGCAGGTACGTCGACGAGATCATCACCCGGCGGCCCACCGTGTCGAAGAGCTTGCCCAGCAGCAGCGGGCCGAAGAAGTTGCCCACCGCGACAACCGCGAAGTAGTAGCCCGTGTTGCCCGTCGGGACGTCGAAGAACTTGGTCAGGATCGCGCCGAAGCCGAAGGTGATCGCGTTGTAGAGGAAGGCCTGGCCGATGAAGAGGGAGAAGCCGAGGATCGACCGCTTGCGGTAGGTCGAGAAGACCGTACGGGCGATCTCCAGGAAGCCGATGCTCTTGCGCTGGTGGATGGTGATCTCGGACTCGGGTTCGCCGAGCCGTTGTCCCGTCTCCGACTCGACCTTCTGCTCGATCGAGGAGACGATCCGTTCCGCCTCCTCGTCCCTGCCGTGGATCAGCAGCCAGCGTGGGCTCTCCGGAACGTGCCGTCGTACGAGAAGAATCACCAGGGCGAGCACGGCGCCGAGGGCGAACGTCAGTCGCCAGCCCACGTTCTTGGGCAGGATCGCTTCGTTGAGCGCGACGATCGACAGCAGTGAGCCGAAGACCGCGCCCACCCAGAAGCTGCCGTTGATGGCGAGGTCGACGCGGCCGCGGTAGTTCGCCGGGATCAGTTCGTCGATCGCGGAGTTGATGGCCGCGTACTCGCCGCCGATGCCGAAGCCCGTCAGGAAGCGGAAGGCGAAGAACCACCAGGTGGAGAAGGAGACGGCGGTCAGCGCGGTGGCCGCCAGGTAGACGACCAGCGTGATCATGAAGAGTTTCTTCCGGCCGAAGCGGTCGGTCAGGCGGCCCCAGAAGAGGGCGCCGACACAGGCGCCGGCCACGTAGAGCGCGGCTGCGAGACCGGTGATCTGACCGGAGGTGATCGGCAGTCCGCTGCCGGGCTCGGACAGACGGCCCGCGATGTTGCCGACGACCGTGACCTCCAGACCGTCGAGGATCCAGACCGTGCCGAGTCCGATCACGACGGTCCAGTGCCAGCGCGACCACGGCAGGCGGTCTAGGCGGGCGGGTATGCGGGTGGTGATGGTGCGGCCGGTCGCTGCGGTGGCGCTGCCGCTGGGCTTGGCACTGGGCATGGGCTCCCTCCTCGTCGAGCGAACCTGTGCCGGGTGCCCTGGCGCTGCCGCTTTACGCCCGGGGTTCAGGGCGCGCGGAGTTGGTGCGGGCCTCGCTGGGGGCTGCCGCCCCCAGGCTCCCGCTTCGGCCCTTGAAGGGCCTTGTCCCCAAACGCCGGACGGGCTGGATGTGCCGGCCGGTGCCGAAGGGTGCGGCCCGGTGCCAAAGGGGGAGGCCGGAGCCGAAAGGTGCCCCCGACGCCCTCCCCCTGCTACGCCCCCAGCGCCCGGGACACCACGTAGATCAACAAGCCTGCCAGCGAGCCCACCACCGTGCCGTTGATCCGGATGAACTGCAGGTCGCGGCCGATGTGGGCCTCGATCTTGCGGGTGGTGTGCTCGGCGTCCCAGCCGGCCACCGTGTCCGTGATCAGGGAGGTGATCTCCTTGCGGTAGGTGGTGACCACGTACACCGCCGCGCCCTCCACCCAGCCGTCGACCTTCGCCTGCAGCTTCGGTTCGACCGCCATCCGCGCCCCGAGCGACAGCAGCGAGGCCCGGACACGCAGTCGCAGCTCGCTGCGTTCGTCCTCCGCCGCCGAGACGATCATGGAGCGTACGGCGGTCCAGGCCGAGGCGATCAGGTCCTGGACCTCGCCGCGGCCCAGCACCTCGCCCTTGAGCCGCTCCACCCGCGCGCGGGTGTCCGTGTCGGACTGCAGGTCGGAGGCGAAGTCGGTGAGGAAGCGGTCGAGGGCGCCGCGGGCCGGATGGGAGGGCATGTCGCGCATCTCGGTGACGAAGCGCAGCAGTTCCTTGTAGACGCGCTCGCCGACCTTCTTGTCGACGAACCGCGGGGTCCAGCCGGGCGCTCCGCCCTGCACCGCGCCCATGATCTCCGCGTCGTGCCACACGAGCCAGTCGTGCGCCCTGGTGACGATCAGGTCCACGACCCGCCGGTGGCCGCCGTCCGCGACGATCTTGTCCAGCATCTTGCCGATGCCGGGCGCGATCTCCTGGGCGTCGGCCCGGCGGGTGATGGCCTCGCCGACGACCGCCTGCACGTCGGAGTCGCGCAGGACGGTGAGGGCGCCCCGCAGCGCGGCCGACAGCTCGGCCGTCACCCGGTCCGCGTGCTCGGGATCCGCCAGCCACGCGCCCAGCCGGCTGCCGATGCCCACGGCGCGCAGCCGCTGTCGTACGACGTCCTGGGAGAGGAAGTTCTCGCCGACGAACTCGCCGAGTGACACCCCCAGCTGGTCCTTCTTGGTCGGGATGATCGCGGTGTGCGGGATCGGCAGGCCCATGGGACGACGGAAGAGGGCCGTGACCGCGAACCAGTCGGCGAGCGCGCCCACCATGCCGGCCTCGGCGGCGGCGGCGACATAGGACGCCCAAGCGCCGGCACCGGAGTTGTCCGCCCACTTGGCGAGGACGTACACCAGCGCCACGAACACCAGCAGCCCGGTCGCCGTGAGCTTCATGCGGCGCACCCCGCGCTGCTTCTCCTCGTCGGCGGCGCTGAACGTCGTCATGGTGCGTGCGGCCGCCGCGGGTGCGGCGCGGTCACCCGCTGCGCCCGGCCGGGAATGCTGAACCACGTCGCCGCCACCCGCTTCATCCGGATTCGTGCGTTCCATCCACTCCACCCGTTCGTGATCCCCTGCACACATTGTCCCTTCCTGACCGACTCCTGGAACGGAACAAGAGTTCCCGGCGTCTGTCGGAAGGGGGGAGCTCAACCTGAACTCCGGCGGCCCACAGGGGGTCCTGTTCAACTACCCCTCACCCCATGACGCATCATGGGGTGATCACATCGGAGCCTCGGGCTCCCATTCGTCCGAGGAGACCCGCACCGCATGACCAAGCGTCATGGTTATGCCCTGCTTTCCGCGATCATCGCCGTGGTCGTCGGCCTTTCCGCTGCCATATACGCCGGCGTCGCGGCCGGCGACGGCAACACCGGCACCGACGCCCTCGGCAGGGGCCGCGCCCAGCACAACTCCGCCGCCCCCGCCTCCACCGGCATCTGGGTCGGTTCCTGGTCCGCGTCCCCGGCGGGCGCCGAGCCGGGCACCGAGACCAGCGGCATGGCGGGGCGCTCGGTGCGCAACGTGGTGCACGCGAGCGTGGGCGGTACGAGTGCCCGTATCACGCTGTCCAATCTCTACGGCCAGGCGGCGCTGACCGTCACGCACGCCTCCATCGCCGTCGCCGTCACCTCCGACACCGCGGCGGCGAGCGCCGACA
Coding sequences:
- a CDS encoding TetR/AcrR family transcriptional regulator, with protein sequence MAENDKERPPAGRGPGRPRDPSVERAILRATVERLVSDGYSRMTIGDIAADAGVTRPTVYRRWANKYDLVVDALDLNFQEERERNPIAPLDELPPVLALKNALRDNDPFGPTGRGMKVIGNVLTEATHNPELLELVRRHGLAPRVRLLVDTLRRLSEKGIVRPDIDPDAIADMLVGSYYSSYLRTGVQDTDLPDRIVDTLWPLIAGRPADGTPPSSDD
- a CDS encoding Scr1 family TA system antitoxin-like transcriptional regulator, which encodes MGQQVLYDGEHHYDVILGEQALYANVGGPKVMCEQLERLLRDIDLPSLRLGIVPATAEMSLVPKPGFSLYDGGRAHYGLVSSSVDITDPAELALHHRAFDAISDAARYGGSAKALVNKALTFWNNA
- a CDS encoding pyridoxamine 5'-phosphate oxidase family protein; protein product: MDRNALIQYVRARRLAVLATLSADGHPQAAVVGIAATDAGDLVFDTTRGSRKFANLSRQPRVALVVGVDWGDEQTVQLEGVAAEIPQDDPAVAAYYDQIPTGPERAVWPDIVYVRVRPDWGRHSDYRPGSFGVQEIPLA
- a CDS encoding helix-turn-helix domain-containing protein, whose protein sequence is MGDHFAAAVRRFRLRAGLTQEALAERSGISVSTIRGMETGKRRNPQLASVRQLAAALDLRPTELDELLAAAAGAAAGAAEHSVVVPVPRQLPAPPAPFVGRHHELDRLDTTVQSGSGAANTVLISAIAGAGGVGKSWLALHWAHRNADRFPDGQLFVDLRGFSPDSDPMDPAVAVRGFLDALGVEPDRIPVAPHAQAALFRSLVADKRMLLMLDNAVDAAQVTPLLPGGDTCTVAVTSRNRLSGLITGHGAHHLSVDTLTDTEARGLFVARLGRARIEAEPAAVDELVGLCGGFPLALSIIAGRAHTHPHLSLADLADELRDGALDVLDDADPAASLPAVLSLSHHALTDEEAEVFGLLAIAPGPDIGLAAAGSLTGRGRSRTRAVLRRLEQASLIGQDAAGRYRMHDLIRRYAATAHDLAHGTREAALRRVLDFYTHTAFTAANLLDSHRDPIELSPPAPDCRPQALPDIPAAMDWFDTEHNNLLAAQRTAVAHASHRTAWQLAWTLNDFHYRRGHRHDQLAVWQIAVDSAGQLPDPGARIIAHRLLGRAHVVLGHHQEAINALNQALALSEQQNDRALQANAHYTLASIWPDGRRALEHARRALDLYRGLDQPIGEANALNAVGWYAARLGHHDTAREHCQAALALFQHHQDVSGQAQTLDSLGYIDHHSGHHQDAVQHYRHAISLYRDLDNTYEAADTLDRLGHSHAALGQHDLTREVWREARDLYRQQGRDQEAEQVEQQLDELDGLGGLGGPGGLGEQDNPAPDSAR
- a CDS encoding contact-dependent growth inhibition system immunity protein — encoded protein: MSQALPSEERFDELSDLLNAYAYTGFIFSDTTETPGPGLASYLRVAARDPQRAEKAVREIDDLLSVGLFSEEIADEVEDLPHIRPPMGTSVEDCLRIARGHLDRFLQDPSRIPLVNPQNRWEWNQRFPELGQLLGAYFHRDFSHIYETRDEALDEYVSASAFEERGQAVQEIDELLTAVSSDDELHTATTALGLDLLPPQGLSVRQWLEMIRQRIAAA